The Paenibacillus sp. FSL R7-0204 genome includes a region encoding these proteins:
- a CDS encoding aldo/keto reductase gives MKTNRLGQSDLHVSAMGLGCMSLGTEEAQATAIIREALDRGINFLDTADLYDEGRNEEIVGQAIRHRRADVILATKVGNRRIPGKEGWSWDASKAYIRSAVKESLRRLQTDYIDLYQLHGGTLEDDIDETIEALEELKREGVIRHYGISSIRPNVIREYVQRSGIVSVMSQYSILDRRPEESILPLLGRAGISLIARGPLASGILTDHGRSKAQRAYLDYTEAELTALHEQLMSQTTLTRTLTQTALQYPLADPVVAAVIPGASSLEQLRQNMAAARSQPLSPLELEAVRETSKAGRYTLHV, from the coding sequence ATGAAGACTAACCGATTGGGGCAATCCGATTTACATGTAAGTGCCATGGGGCTTGGCTGCATGTCGCTGGGGACAGAGGAAGCGCAGGCCACCGCCATTATCCGCGAAGCGCTCGACCGCGGAATTAACTTCCTGGATACCGCCGACCTCTACGATGAGGGCCGCAATGAGGAGATTGTCGGTCAGGCCATCCGGCACCGCCGTGCCGATGTGATCCTGGCAACCAAGGTGGGCAACCGCAGAATTCCCGGCAAGGAAGGCTGGAGCTGGGATGCCTCCAAGGCCTATATCCGCTCCGCTGTGAAGGAGAGCCTGCGCAGGCTGCAGACCGATTATATTGATCTGTATCAGCTGCACGGAGGAACGCTGGAGGATGATATCGATGAGACGATTGAAGCCTTAGAGGAGCTGAAGCGGGAAGGGGTTATCCGGCATTACGGCATCTCCTCCATCCGGCCGAATGTGATCCGGGAATATGTGCAGCGCTCCGGCATCGTCAGCGTGATGAGCCAGTATAGCATTCTCGACAGACGCCCGGAGGAGAGTATTCTCCCGCTGCTGGGCCGCGCGGGCATCAGCCTGATTGCGCGGGGGCCGCTGGCGAGCGGCATCCTGACCGATCATGGCCGCAGCAAGGCGCAGCGGGCGTATCTGGATTATACGGAAGCCGAGCTCACAGCGCTGCATGAGCAGCTGATGAGCCAGACAACACTCACCCGGACGTTGACACAGACCGCGCTGCAATATCCGCTGGCCGATCCGGTGGTTGCCGCTGTAATCCCAGGGGCCAGCAGTCTGGAGCAGCTGCGGCAGAATATGGCGGCTGCCCGCTCGCAGCCGCTCTCACCGCTTGAGCTTGAAGCTGTACGGGAGACCAGCAAGGCAGGACGGTATACCCTGCACGTATAG
- a CDS encoding ZIP family metal transporter: MAGALLGSFLSAMATVLGVIPILFVRRLSELWKDVLVAFTAGIMVSASTFGLMPQAIKESGITALTLGLITGVLLLDLIESHIPHIDVENKPGLSNLDSKALLVMIALFIHNIPEGLSTGFSYASEQTSLGPMVAIAIGAQNMPEGLILAIFLMNARASRRKALIIAALTGLMEMVSAVIGYFTASYVQNVVGYGLAFAAGAMLFIVYKELIPESHGHGFERPSTYSFIFGLLAMVYITQFFG, from the coding sequence TTGGCGGGTGCACTTTTAGGCAGCTTTTTATCTGCAATGGCAACGGTGCTGGGCGTTATTCCTATTCTGTTCGTAAGGCGGCTGTCCGAGCTGTGGAAGGATGTGCTGGTGGCCTTTACCGCCGGGATCATGGTCTCTGCCAGCACCTTCGGGCTGATGCCGCAGGCGATCAAGGAATCGGGCATTACCGCGCTGACGCTGGGACTGATTACCGGCGTATTGCTGCTCGATCTGATCGAGAGCCATATTCCGCATATCGATGTGGAGAATAAGCCTGGCCTCAGCAATCTGGATTCCAAAGCGCTGCTCGTCATGATTGCGCTATTCATTCATAACATCCCCGAAGGGCTCAGCACAGGCTTCAGCTATGCCAGCGAGCAGACAAGCCTTGGCCCGATGGTGGCGATTGCGATCGGCGCACAGAATATGCCGGAAGGGCTGATTCTGGCGATTTTCCTCATGAACGCCCGCGCCAGCCGGCGCAAGGCCCTAATTATAGCCGCGTTGACCGGACTTATGGAGATGGTGTCGGCCGTGATCGGGTATTTTACAGCCAGCTATGTACAGAATGTGGTTGGATACGGGCTGGCATTTGCTGCCGGGGCGATGCTCTTCATCGTGTATAAGGAGCTGATCCCGGAGAGTCATGGTCACGGATTTGAACGGCCCTCGACGTATTCGTTTATCTTCGGGCTGCTGGCGATGGTCTATATTACGCAGTTTTTTGGCTAG